ATACACGCATGAAGAAACCAATTAAAGTTTCAGCAATAATGAAGCATTAGGTACATGACTATAAAACCAAATGGAGCTGAGTAGACAGATGAAAATCACAAAGATGAGAGTAGATGGAAGAACTATCGTAATGGAGAGGACAAGTAAGGAAGGTCAACTGGTTTATGAAGGTATCGATGGAAATAAGACAACAGAAATTATATTTGATAAGAAAAAAGAATCGTTTTATAAGAGTATCCTCAATAAAACTGTGAGAAAACCTGATGAAAAAGAAAAAAATAGGCGTAAGCAGGCAATTAATAAAGCGATTAATAAAGAAATAACAGAATTAATGTTGGCGCTGTTACATCAAGAAGTGCCAAGCCAAAAGTTACATAATTTAAAGAGTCTAAATACGGAATCTTTAACTAAACTATTTAAACCGAAGTTCCAAAACATGATTTCTTATCCGCCTAGCAAAGGTGCCGAACATGTTCAATTTTGCCTTACAGATATAGCGGTACCAGCGATTCGAGATTTAGATGAAATTAAGCCAGATTGGGGCATTTTTTTTGAAAAATTGAAACCCTATACGGATTGGGCAGAATCATACATTCACTATAAGCAGACAACCATACAGAAATCCATTGAGCAAAACAAAATACAGTCCCCTGATTCGCCAAGGAAATTAGTATTGCAAAAATATGTCACAGCCTTTTTGAATGGAGAACCGCTGGGACTCGATCTTGTGGCGAAAAAATATAAACTGGCAGACTTAGCGGAGTCGTTTAAAGTAGTAGATTTGAACGAGGATAAAAGTGCAAACTATAAAATTAAAGCGTGCTTGCAACAACATCAGCGAAATATTTTGGATGAATTGAAAGAAGATCCAGAGTTAAATCAATATGGTATAGAAGTGAAGAAGTATATACAGCGATATTTCCCAATCAAACGTGCACCGAATAGAAGTAAACATGCGCGAGCGGACTTTTTGAAAAAGGAATTAATTGAGTCTACAGTGGAGCAGCAATTTAAAAATGCTGTATATCATTATGTACTGGAACAAGGAAAAATGGAGGCATATGAGCTAACAGATCCTAAAACAAAAGACTTGCAGGATATTAGATCTGGTGAGGCATTTAGCTTCAAATTTATTAATGCTTGCGCCTTCGCATCCAATAATTTGAAGATGATTTTAAACCCTGAATGTGAAAAGGATATTTTAGGTAAGGGCGATTTTAAAAAGAATTTGCCAAACAGTACTACGCAGTCTGATGTTGTGAAAAAAATGATTCCTTTTTTCTCGGATGAGATTCAAAATGTGAATTTTGATGAAGCTATCTGGGCGATTAGGGGCTCTATTCAGCAAATTAGAAATGAGGTTTACCATTGCAAAAAGCATTCTTGGAAAAGCATACTTAAAATAAAAGGCTTTGAATTTGAACCTAACAATATGAAATATACGGATTCTGATATGCAAAAATTGATGGATAAAGATATCGCCAAAATTCCAGACTTCATCGAAGAAAAACTTAAAAGTAGTGGGATAATAAGGTTCTACAGTCATGATAAATTGCAGTCTATCTGGGAAATGAAGCAAGGGTTTTCGTTGTTGACTACTAATGCGCCGTTTGTCCCAAGCTTTAAACGTGTCTACGCAAAAGGGCACGACTACCAAACTTCTAAAAATAGATATTATGATTTAGGTTTGACTACTTTTGATATTTTGGAATATGGAGAAGAAGATTTTCGTGCACGCTATTTCCTGACGAAGCTAGTTTATTATCAACAATTTATGCCATGGTTTACAGCTGATAATAATGCTTTCCGAGATGCTGCCAATTTTGTATTGCGATTAAATAAAAATAGACAGCAGGATGCAAAAGCTTTTATTAACATTAGAGAAGTTGAAGAAGGTGAGATGCCTAGAGACTATATGGGCTATGTCCAAGGTCAAATAGCGATACATGAGGATTCAACTGAGGATACACCGAATCATTTTGAAAAATTTATTAGCCAGGTTTTTATTAAGGGATTTGATAGTCATATGAGATCTGCTGATTTAAAATTTATTAAAAATCCAAGAAATCAGGGGCTAGAACAAAGTGAAATTGAGGAAATGAGCTTTGATATTAAAGTAGAGCCATCATTTTTGAAAAATAAAGATGACTATATTGCATTTTGGACATTCTGCAAAATGCTGGATGCTAGGCATTTAAGCGAGCTAAGAAACGAAATGATTAAGTATGACGGTCATTTAACTGGAGAACAAGAAATCATTGGTTTAGCATTGCTTGGAGTGGATTCACGAGAGAATGATTGGAAGCAATTTTTTAGCTCAGAACGGGAATACGAGAAAATTATGAAGGGCTATGTTGGAGAGGAATTGTATCAGCGGGAACCGTACCGACAAAGTGATGGCAAAACACCGATTCTTTTTCGTGGTGTAGAGCAAGCGAGGAAGTATGGTACTGAAACAGTGATTCAACGGCTTTTTGATGCTAGTCCTGAGTTTAAAGTGTCGAAATGCAACATAACTGAGTGGGAGCGGCAAAAAGAAACCATTGAAGAGACTATTGAGCGAAGAAAAGAATTGCATAATGAATGGGAAAAAAATCCCAAAAAACCGCAAAATAATGCATTTTTTAAAGAGTATAAAGAGTGTTGTGACGCTATTGATGCTTACAATTGGCATAAAAATAAAACTACGCTTGTATACGTTAATGAGCTGCACCATTTGCTAATTGAAATTCTGGGAAGATATGTTGGCTATGTAGCAATAGCTGATAGAGACTTTCAATGTATGGCGAATCAATATTTTAAGCATTCAGGAATAACTGAGAGAGTGGAATATTGGGGCGATAATAGACTAAAAAGTATTAAAAAGCTGGATACATTCTTGAAAAAAGAAGGACTGTTTGTTTCTGAGAAAAATGCAAGGAATCATATAGCGCATTTAAATTATTTATCACTCAAATCTGAGTGCACGTTGCTGTATTTATCTGAGAGGTTGAGAGAAATTTTTAAGTATGATCGTAAATTAAAGAATGCCGTTTCCAAGTCATTAATCGATATTTTAGATAGACATGGTATGAGCGTCGTATTTGCTAACTTGAAAGAAAATAAACATAGGTTGGTGATAAAAAGCTTAGAGCCAAAAAAATTGAGACATCTAGGTGAGAAAAAAATCGATAATGGTTATATAGAAACAAATCAAGTTTCAGAAGAGTATTGTGGTATAGTAAAGAGACTATTAGAAATTTGATATAGAATGTTGCAGTTAATTTCAAAATGAAATTGGATGGGAGAATGCAATTTCATTTTGCTATTAAAAAATACCTCAAAACAGAAGAGGACTAAAACAAATGATTGCAAGCCGTTACAAAAAATATGATTTAGAGTACCTCAGAACAAAAGAGGGCTAAAACTAGAATAATCGAGTGAGACGGTCTACAAGTGATTTAGAGTAGCTCAAAAAAGAAGAGGTCTAAAACAGAGATACTGATACTATTGAGCCCAGTCATGATTTAGAGTACCTCAAAATAGAAGAGGTCTAAAACTGTTCCAAGGCTTGCTAACTCACCTTTTTCGATTTAGAGTACCTCAAAATAGAAGAGGTCTAAAACATCTTGTTTATATCCGTATCGGCACCCAAAGATTTAGAGTGCCTCAAAATAGAAGAGGTCTAAAACTCACTCTCCATCCACTCAATCAGATCATTTGATTTAGAGTACCTCAAAATAGAAGAGGTCTAAAACTATCAATTTCCTTTTGATTTCTTAAATCAGGATTTAGAGTACCTCAAAATAGAAGAGGTCTAAAACGTTCCAATATGGTTTTTTCCACATCTTCCGGATTTAGAGTACCTCAAAATAGAAGAGGTCTAAAACCTCAAATTGAAACGATGAGCTATGTAAAAAATCTAGAGCCCTTTAAACAGAAGAGTATTAGAATCTCGCACAACAAAGAAGATGACGAATAAAATCTTCGACATCTTCTTAAAAATATTTGCCACAAAATTGCCACGCAGCCAACATTATAAGCGTTGAAATCAGCACCACGAGTGCATTTCATCCAACCATCAGAATCCCCGTTTCTCCGTTTTTAGGAAATGAAGACACTGTAAACTGTTGATATGATACGGTTTATGGTGTTTTTTTCGTTTGGATAATTTAAGTGTTTTTTTGTCAGCTTGACATACAAAAATATTGTATGCTACGATGACAATATCAAAACAACATTTTACCAAGGAGGCAAGCACGCATGACCACATCACAAAATGACATCCTAACATCATTTGTATCGCTAACTGAAAAAATAGCGAATAGCAAGACAAATATTCTCGATTTTGGCAGTCCTGAAATGACTTTTTATCGTGGGGAAATCCATATGATCAAAATGATCGGGGAATTTCCAGGGATATACTGTTCTGAACTCGCGCGTAAATTGGGTATCACGCGGGCGGTTGTTCATCGGACTGTGGGGATTTTACAAAAAAGGGGATTCATCGTTAGAGGTTCTGATGAGGAGGATAAAAAGAAATTCCATCTTTTTCTGAGCGATTCTGGCAGGCAAGCTTACCAGCTCCACGAAGAATATCATCAAAAACATGATCAGGCACTTTTAGATTACATAAACGAACTATCTCCTGATCAATTAGAAAGTATCGGCGGATTCTTAAAACATGCTACGGATTTAATTGACAATCATGCCTAAACGGAATTTATCAATGAAAATGGGGTTATGACGATGACAACTTATGTTATAGGGATATTAATTTTGGGCGTATTTGTTGGCTTGGTTTCTGGCATGTTTGGTCTTGGGGGAGGTGGGATTATTGTTCCGGTCTTGCTGGTCTTGCTACCTTTCGTCGGTGTACCAAAATCAGAACTAATGTTTATGGCTATGGGGACGTCATTTGCGACGATGATTATCAGTACTTCTGCCACGGCTTATAATCAATACCGCAGCCAAAATATCGATTTTACTCGGGTGAAGTTATTTCTTCCAGCGCTACTGTTAACAGTCCTTATTACGAGCCAGATAGTAACTTCCATGGATCAAAATTTTCTGAAGCTCTTCTTCTCCTTATTTTTAGTTTATTTTGGCGTGAAAATGCTGATTCAGAGTAAGCGAACCGTGACTGAAATAGCGGACGTGATGACGTATCCTAAAACTAAGAATTCGCTTGCTGCAATTGGAATTGGCGTGATTGCAACTTTGGGCGGAGTATCTGGTGCGGGCTTAATTGTCCCGTTCTTTAATAAAACTGGTTTGAATATCAAAAAAGCAATTGGAACGGCCGCTTTTTGTGGTGTTTTCTTAACTATTTTTGCTGCTGTTGGTTTTACCGTTAGCGGTCTGACGTACCCTGATTTGCCGCCATATTCATTGGGGTTTATTCACCTTCCAACCGTGTTGCTGATTTCGATTCTTTCGGTTCCGATGACAAAAGTGGGTGTGAAGATCATGCTCAAAATTTCTGATAACAACATAAAACGCTATTTTGCGCTATTCTTGATTGCTCTTAGCCTTTACATGATTGTGATGGCGGTAAAAGCGCTGATAGGATAAAATTTTCGCTTGACATGAAATGCATTTCATCCGCTATACTTTCATGGAGAGGTGGTAAAAAGATGGCGATTAAAATGATAGCGGTAGATATGGATGGAACATTTTTGAGTAGCGATAAAACATATAATGTAGCGAGGTTTAATGATCTTTTTGTACAACTCCAAGAGAAGGGCATCCGATTTGTAGTGGCCAGCGGGAATCAATATTTTCAGTTGCGTTCTTTTTTCCCAGATACATATCAGGATATAACGTTCGTCGCTGAAAATGGCGCGAATATTGTGATGGGAGATACGCCGTTTTATAATGCTGAATTAGACGATGCGACGATACAAAAAACATTAACGGAAGTAGAAAAATTGGAAC
The sequence above is drawn from the Listeria weihenstephanensis genome and encodes:
- the cas13a gene encoding type VI-A CRISPR-associated RNA-guided ribonuclease Cas13a, translating into MKITKMRVDGRTIVMERTSKEGQLVYEGIDGNKTTEIIFDKKKESFYKSILNKTVRKPDEKEKNRRKQAINKAINKEITELMLALLHQEVPSQKLHNLKSLNTESLTKLFKPKFQNMISYPPSKGAEHVQFCLTDIAVPAIRDLDEIKPDWGIFFEKLKPYTDWAESYIHYKQTTIQKSIEQNKIQSPDSPRKLVLQKYVTAFLNGEPLGLDLVAKKYKLADLAESFKVVDLNEDKSANYKIKACLQQHQRNILDELKEDPELNQYGIEVKKYIQRYFPIKRAPNRSKHARADFLKKELIESTVEQQFKNAVYHYVLEQGKMEAYELTDPKTKDLQDIRSGEAFSFKFINACAFASNNLKMILNPECEKDILGKGDFKKNLPNSTTQSDVVKKMIPFFSDEIQNVNFDEAIWAIRGSIQQIRNEVYHCKKHSWKSILKIKGFEFEPNNMKYTDSDMQKLMDKDIAKIPDFIEEKLKSSGIIRFYSHDKLQSIWEMKQGFSLLTTNAPFVPSFKRVYAKGHDYQTSKNRYYDLGLTTFDILEYGEEDFRARYFLTKLVYYQQFMPWFTADNNAFRDAANFVLRLNKNRQQDAKAFINIREVEEGEMPRDYMGYVQGQIAIHEDSTEDTPNHFEKFISQVFIKGFDSHMRSADLKFIKNPRNQGLEQSEIEEMSFDIKVEPSFLKNKDDYIAFWTFCKMLDARHLSELRNEMIKYDGHLTGEQEIIGLALLGVDSRENDWKQFFSSEREYEKIMKGYVGEELYQREPYRQSDGKTPILFRGVEQARKYGTETVIQRLFDASPEFKVSKCNITEWERQKETIEETIERRKELHNEWEKNPKKPQNNAFFKEYKECCDAIDAYNWHKNKTTLVYVNELHHLLIEILGRYVGYVAIADRDFQCMANQYFKHSGITERVEYWGDNRLKSIKKLDTFLKKEGLFVSEKNARNHIAHLNYLSLKSECTLLYLSERLREIFKYDRKLKNAVSKSLIDILDRHGMSVVFANLKENKHRLVIKSLEPKKLRHLGEKKIDNGYIETNQVSEEYCGIVKRLLEI
- a CDS encoding MarR family winged helix-turn-helix transcriptional regulator, encoding MTTSQNDILTSFVSLTEKIANSKTNILDFGSPEMTFYRGEIHMIKMIGEFPGIYCSELARKLGITRAVVHRTVGILQKRGFIVRGSDEEDKKKFHLFLSDSGRQAYQLHEEYHQKHDQALLDYINELSPDQLESIGGFLKHATDLIDNHA
- a CDS encoding sulfite exporter TauE/SafE family protein, whose product is MTTYVIGILILGVFVGLVSGMFGLGGGGIIVPVLLVLLPFVGVPKSELMFMAMGTSFATMIISTSATAYNQYRSQNIDFTRVKLFLPALLLTVLITSQIVTSMDQNFLKLFFSLFLVYFGVKMLIQSKRTVTEIADVMTYPKTKNSLAAIGIGVIATLGGVSGAGLIVPFFNKTGLNIKKAIGTAAFCGVFLTIFAAVGFTVSGLTYPDLPPYSLGFIHLPTVLLISILSVPMTKVGVKIMLKISDNNIKRYFALFLIALSLYMIVMAVKALIG